TCTGCAGCCGGGATGATATTTCCCGCAGCTGCCTGGCACTCGATGCTTCGCTCCAGGATTTGCCGCCGGGCCCAGGTACGAGATTCTTCCTCTCGCGCCCGACCATAGGCGGCCGCAGCTTCGGCAAATTTCTTCTCGGCCAGCAGCGCGTCCCCCTGCTCTTTCGCGGCCGGCCACGTCGTACGCCACTCGGTAATTTGATCGAGCGGAATTGCTTCGACCGCTCCAGTCTGCCCCTGAAAGGTCAACTGATTCCCCAGCAGATCGACGATCTCACCTTGTCGCTGTGCCGACGGTTGCCCCGGCTTGCTACTCTTCACCAAGATGACGTCAGCCGCGACGAGGTTGTTCGCCACTAGCGCAGGCAGCAGCGTGCAGACGGAGATGAAGGAAAGATTCATTCCAACTATTCTAGTGCAGAACCCGTTCAGCACCGAGATGAGTTCAAAGAGAACAAACTTACTGCAGTGGCAGCGATGTAACATCGACATAGGCGTGCTTGCCGTTGTTCTCGTCAGCCAGTTGGCGCAGGAAGGTATAGCGGCCGCTGGAAGGGCCAGAACCGAATTCAATGGTGTTGATCGAAACGCCGCGGCTGCGGTCGCGAATCTTGCGCAGTTCCACCGCGCTTAGGCGCGGTTCGTCAGCATCGGTGAGAAAGAAAATGACGTCGGGTCGCATCTGAATTGCCATCAGCAGGGCGTCGATGTGCCGGGTGCCACCGTCGGCCACAACGCCACCGACAAACGTCGAGGCGAGCCGCTTCCCTTGATCGTCGGCAAACACCAACTGCGGCTGCTGGCCGGGATTCAAGTTCATCAAGTGCGGCCGGTCGTTGTAAAAGATGACCTGGAACTGGTGCACCCGCTCGAGGCTTTGCAAACTGGCAAGCAGTTCTCGCTTGGCGGCAGAAAGAGGTCTCCCTTCATAGCCCGACATACTCGCCGAACGATCGAACACATAGACAAACCGCGAACCTCGCCCGCTAACACCAAAGACGCTCGTCTCGGCCTGCGAGCTATCGCCAATGCCCCGTTTGCCAGTGCCGCCGCTCCCTTGGGTCATGCCTGTGGCACCAGGCAAGCCATTCCTTTGCAAATCGCCAGGCAACGCACCAAAACCGGTGCTGCCATCACCTGTGGGCAACTGTGGACCGCTGTTGAGAGGCTGTTCGGTTAACTCGGGCAGTGCGGAACCGCCAAACGCCGCTGGACTGGCGGCAGTGCTGGCATTGCTCGTCCCGGCTTCTTCCCCTTCTTCCAAATAATTCATTGCCCCGCCGCTGGCACTCGCCAAAACGATGCCGCCGGTGCGCGTGGGTTCGATATCGATGCCGCGCGGCGTTGGTTGCAGGTAAATCGAGAGGACCGTCAGCGCCGACAGATGCACCACCAGCGACATCAACCACGACGGCAAGCTGGCCCCTGTCGCCAGGCCCGCAGCGCGGGGAATTTCTTCGCGAGTGGAAATAGTCGTCATTCGCGAGGAACGCCAAAGTGATTTGAACGCGGTAAAAAGGGCACCGCGCCGAAATTCTAGGTTGCGGGTTAAGGAGGGTCAACGCGGATCGGCTGCCGCAGGTTCAGCCCCCAATGGAGCAGCAATATTTTGGAATCTGGCAACAAAGAAAGCGGAACAACTGATCTTGCCAAAAACTGGGGTTGTTTTGCGCAAGCCGTTCGCGCTAGAATTTCCGCCGTGCTAAGGATGGCACACCCTATCGGCTGACAAGTGCAGTCGATGGCATGGATGCTGCCGCTGGTGGGTTCGACTCACGGCTGGCTGTTTGCGGTTAATCCCAAAAGGGACGACTGGCGTCAACAGCATGCTGAACCTTCCGGTGACTGCTAAACTAAACCTCCAACGGAGGCCCCTGCGAAGTAAGTTGTTTCGCGCAGGCCTTAGCCCCCGTCAGGAGTCGACCGTGAGTTCCGCTAGTTTCGGCACAGCCAAGGACGAAATCCGCCAGGCGATTAATATCGTCGACCTGGTCGGCTCGTACCTCGACCTGCGCCGACAAGGGAGCGGATACGTGGCCCTCTGCCCGTGGCACGACGACTCGAAACCGTCGCTGCAAGTGAATCCCGCCCGCCAGATCTGGAAATGTTGGGTCTGCGGCATCGGCGGCGACATCTTCAGTTTCATCATGCGGCACGAAGGGGTCGAGTTTCGCGAAGCCTTAAAGCTGCTGGCCGATCGGGCTGGCATTCAACTCACCCAGCAAAAGCAGCGGCCAATCACGCCGGGAAGTCCAGACGATAAGGCAGCCCTGCTCGCTGCAACCGCCTGGGCTGAGAAGCAATTTCACGAATATCTACTGAAGTCAGAAGCGGCTGAAGTCGCCAGACAATACTTGGAAGACCGCGGCATCACCCCCGCCAGCGTCGAGAAATTCAACATCGGCTTTAGTCCCGACAGCTTCACCTGGCTGCTCGACCGAAGTCGCAACACGCCCCATTCCCCCGCAGTTTTGGAAGCGGTCGACCTGGTCGGCAAGAGCGAGCGGGGAACGTTCTATGATCGTTTCCGCGGCCGCGTAATCTTTCCGATTCGTGACGCACAATCGCGACCCATTGCCTTTGGCGGTCGTGTGCTGCCGAGCTCGAAGGACCAGGGTGGCAAGTACGTTAACTCGCGCGAGACAAAACTGTTTAGCAAGCGGGAACAACTCTACGCCCTCGATCTCGCCAGCAAAGCTGCGCGAAAGTCGCGACACTTGACGGTTGTGGAAGGATATACCGACGTAGTGCTGTGCCATCAGTTCGGCGTCGACGATGTCGTCGCCTGCCTCGGTACCGCGCTGGGCGAAGGTCATATTCCCCTGCTCCGCCGCTTTGCCGACACCATTACACTTCTACTCGATGGCGACGAAGCAGGGCAAAAGCGAACCAACGACATTCTGGAACTGTTCGTCACGGCGACCATCGACTTGCGGGTACTTACACTCCCCGATGAACTCGATCCCGCTGATTTTCTGCTCGAGTACGGTGCCACTCAGTTCAATCAACTGCTGAAGGAAAAGTCGGTCGACGCGCTCGAACACAAGATTCGTGTGGCCACCCACGAACTAGATATTGCTCGTGAAACACATCGCGCTTCGACAGCACTCGAAGAAATCCTGGCCACACTCGCCAAGTATGCGATGGCCCGCGGTGCCGACCCCAAGAGCTTGCGAACCCAACAACTAATTGCCCGCCTGGCCCGGCAGTTTTTGGTCGAAGAAACGTTCGTCCGCGAGCGTTACAACCAACTATGCCAGGTAAGTCGCGAAGCAAAGCGCCCGGTGATCGTCACTTCAGCGCCGGCTTCTACTTCGCAGATTCCGCTTCGCCCCGAATTCAAACTGAACGCGATTTCGATGGACGAAATCGAGTTGCTCGAGATTCTGGTCGCTCATTACGAATTGGCCGGCACGGCACTTTCGGAACTAGGTGAACTCGATCTGTCGGCCGACGCCACCAAGGTGATTTTTCGAACGTATCGCCAGCTGGAAGAAGCCGGTGAGTCGCTCGACTTTGGCCGTGTGCTGGCAGAAATTGAAGATGCCCAATTGAAGAGCCTGATGGTGCAACTGGTGGAAGTGGCCGACCGCAAGGCCAGCAAAGCGAACCTCGATCCACCCACACGATTGCGGCATTTGTTACAGAAGATTCACCGCGGCCACGAGCAGCGGATCATTCGCGAGAAGGAAGAGTATCTACAGTTACCGGAGGCCAACGACCAACAAAAGCACGATGTGTTTTTAGAGATATTGGAAGCGAAACGCCGGCAGCAAGGATTGATCGCGCCCACGGATGGGTAGCGACTGCCAGTGCCTGAGATCATCGTTCCCGCATGGGGGGCAAGCGATGTGCTTGGGTGCGAACCATTTCGAGTTTGCAGCGTCTTAGCGGGGTGATGTGTAGTCACCACGCGAAGAACATTCGGGGAGCAGGTCTCGCAACTTGCTGCTCGAATGATCCTCCCAGGGATCAGCTGCGGGCTCATCGTCGACACGTTCAAGGAGGAACGAAATGAATCAGAACCACATGCCGAGTCATTTGGAATTCGACCTGCAAGCTTTGGTAACCAAAGGCAAGACGCAGGGCTATCTGACCTACGAAGATGTCAACGGCTATCTGCCCGATCAGGACATCAACCCCGAGAAACTCGACAACTTGCTGGTCGCCATCGATGAAGCTGGCATCGAGCTGATGGATGAGCCACCACCAGGCCCAGGCGACATTCTCAAGTTTCAACCGCGCGAAATCGAAGGGCCTTCGCTGGCCAACAAGTCGACCGAGCCGCCAACCAAGCTGAATAACGACCCGATTCGGCTCTACCTGTCGCAGATGTCGGAGATTCCGCTCCTCTCGCGCACAGAAGAAATCTCGCTCGCCAAGAAGATCGAAGTCACCCGCAAGCGATTTCGTCGCACGCTCCTGAGCTGTGATTATGCGATGCGTGAGACGGTGAAGATTCTGACGCAGGTCTATAAGGGCGAATTGCCCTTCGATCGCACGATCAAGGTCTCGTTGACCGAACAACTGGCCAAGGAACAGATTCTCGCTCGGATGCCGCACAACCTGCGGACCATCGAGAACTTGCTCGACCGGAATCGCGAAGACTTTACTCGCCTGGTACGCAAGAGCACCAGCCGCGAGGAACGACAACTGGCCCGTCGCAACTTCCTGCGTCGCCGTCGCAAGTGCCTGCAACTGGCCGAAGAGATGAGCCTGCGGACGCGCCGCGTTCATCCGCACATGTCGCAGCTCGAAAACTACTCGCGCCGCATGGATCAAATTCAGGCTCGGCTGAACATCATCCGTGGCGATGTCGCTTGCCGCGATGAGCGGGCCGATCTCCGCCGCGAACTGTTCGACCTGATGCGGATCACGCTCGAGAGCCCGAAGTCGCTGCGTGAACGCTGCAAGGCTTTCCGCCGTCAGCATCAAGAATACGAAGATGCCAAGCGCAATTTGAGCAGCGGCAACTTGCGGCTGGTCGTTTCGATCGCCAAGAAGTACCGCAATCGCGGCCTGAGCTTCCTCGACCTGATTCAGGAAGGAAACACCGGCCTGATGCGTGCCGTCGACAAGTACGAATATCGCCGCGGCTTCAAGTTCAGCACGTACGCCACGTGGTGGATTCGTCAGGCGATCACTCGCGCGATTGCCGACCAGGCCCGCACGATTCGCATTCCGGTTCACATGATCGACATTCTGTCGAAGCTGCGAAATATC
Above is a window of Anatilimnocola aggregata DNA encoding:
- a CDS encoding vWA domain-containing protein, which encodes MTTISTREEIPRAAGLATGASLPSWLMSLVVHLSALTVLSIYLQPTPRGIDIEPTRTGGIVLASASGGAMNYLEEGEEAGTSNASTAASPAAFGGSALPELTEQPLNSGPQLPTGDGSTGFGALPGDLQRNGLPGATGMTQGSGGTGKRGIGDSSQAETSVFGVSGRGSRFVYVFDRSASMSGYEGRPLSAAKRELLASLQSLERVHQFQVIFYNDRPHLMNLNPGQQPQLVFADDQGKRLASTFVGGVVADGGTRHIDALLMAIQMRPDVIFFLTDADEPRLSAVELRKIRDRSRGVSINTIEFGSGPSSGRYTFLRQLADENNGKHAYVDVTSLPLQ
- the dnaG gene encoding DNA primase: MSSASFGTAKDEIRQAINIVDLVGSYLDLRRQGSGYVALCPWHDDSKPSLQVNPARQIWKCWVCGIGGDIFSFIMRHEGVEFREALKLLADRAGIQLTQQKQRPITPGSPDDKAALLAATAWAEKQFHEYLLKSEAAEVARQYLEDRGITPASVEKFNIGFSPDSFTWLLDRSRNTPHSPAVLEAVDLVGKSERGTFYDRFRGRVIFPIRDAQSRPIAFGGRVLPSSKDQGGKYVNSRETKLFSKREQLYALDLASKAARKSRHLTVVEGYTDVVLCHQFGVDDVVACLGTALGEGHIPLLRRFADTITLLLDGDEAGQKRTNDILELFVTATIDLRVLTLPDELDPADFLLEYGATQFNQLLKEKSVDALEHKIRVATHELDIARETHRASTALEEILATLAKYAMARGADPKSLRTQQLIARLARQFLVEETFVRERYNQLCQVSREAKRPVIVTSAPASTSQIPLRPEFKLNAISMDEIELLEILVAHYELAGTALSELGELDLSADATKVIFRTYRQLEEAGESLDFGRVLAEIEDAQLKSLMVQLVEVADRKASKANLDPPTRLRHLLQKIHRGHEQRIIREKEEYLQLPEANDQQKHDVFLEILEAKRRQQGLIAPTDG
- the rpoD gene encoding RNA polymerase sigma factor RpoD, with amino-acid sequence MNQNHMPSHLEFDLQALVTKGKTQGYLTYEDVNGYLPDQDINPEKLDNLLVAIDEAGIELMDEPPPGPGDILKFQPREIEGPSLANKSTEPPTKLNNDPIRLYLSQMSEIPLLSRTEEISLAKKIEVTRKRFRRTLLSCDYAMRETVKILTQVYKGELPFDRTIKVSLTEQLAKEQILARMPHNLRTIENLLDRNREDFTRLVRKSTSREERQLARRNFLRRRRKCLQLAEEMSLRTRRVHPHMSQLENYSRRMDQIQARLNIIRGDVACRDERADLRRELFDLMRITLESPKSLRERCKAFRRQHQEYEDAKRNLSSGNLRLVVSIAKKYRNRGLSFLDLIQEGNTGLMRAVDKYEYRRGFKFSTYATWWIRQAITRAIADQARTIRIPVHMIDILSKLRNIQKKLQQELGREATTEEIAGQTEVPIEEVRRILDIGRHPVSLDRPVGDSEDSSFGEFIQDNSSDNPVFCASNAILREKIEQLLKTLTWREREIVRLRYGLQDGYTYTLEEVGRIFKVTRERVRQIEAKAVRKLQHPNRSQHLEGFLKQMAG